The window GTTGGGTTTTCATATGGGAAGTCATGAACCATCACCAGCAATGAGTTTAGGGCTTTCAGCCTTTTACTGCAATAGTACAAGAGATGGCAAAGTAAGTTCTTTATAAAGGACAGCAAAATCCAAGAACGAGAAAGTTTCTTGCAATTTAAGCTCTAACACTACAACAGTATCTAAAGAACGTAATTTGTGATGCAACTGAGGTGGAACTCCCTCTCCAGAGcgttgcaggtgggactagattgggttgggatatctggtctgcatggacaagttggactgaaaggtctgtttccatgctatacgtctctgtgactctatgagcaCTGCGAATGTCCCAACACCTaaagactgcagcaattcaagaaggaagGTAATTTTCTCCTGCGCAATTAGTGGTGGGCaataaatattcctgatgaagggctcttgcccgaaacatcaattctcctgctcctcggaggctgcctgaccagctgtgcttttccagcaccacactcaactctgaactccagtatttgcagttctcactttctcctaataaatgttggtccagccagcaacaccaaTAGCCCAAGATGAATCTTAAAACTTTACACCAGGCCTACTGGTTTGTCTCAtagcaacatagaaaatagaagcaagaGGAGCCAATGAGCCCTCCAAGTCTGCTGCATAATTCactctgatcatggctgaccatccaagcctataacctgttcctgcttttccccaaatccgtttggccccttgagcacaaagtgctatatccaactccttcttcaaatcccagaatattttggcttcaaccactttctgtggcagcaaatTCCATAGGCTGACCATTCTGAGTGAAGAACTTTCTTTTGTAGTCATAAATGGCCTCCTGTATCATTAGAAGAAATGGAAACTATTCATCTGGGCATGAAAATGGggttcagactgagatgagatgagatgagCCATGCTTGTATCAATTAACAGATCAGGCTCagagggctgaattgcctacttatGTTCTCAGATTGGACTTCCCCTTTATAGGGAATATCATTTCTGTCTAGTCCGGTCAGAATTTATAGATTTCTACAAGAatttctcccctcattcttctgaatcacAGCAAACATTAATCTTAactgattcaacctctcctcatatatcagtcccaccatccctggaatcagtgtGGTAAGCACTTCCTCTATAGCCAGAACGGAATTccacctaggaaccttccaaccacaagggatgaactcagatttctccagtttcctcagtttcccctcctcccaccctgtctcagtcccaaccctcgaactcagcaccacctcctaacctgcaatcttcttcccgacctctccgcccccacccccactccggcctatcaccctcaccttgacctccttccatctatcgcacttccaacgcccctcccccaagtccttcctccctaccttttatcttagcctgcttggcacactctcctcattcctgaagaagggctcatgcctgaaacttcgattctcctgctccttggatgctgcctgacctgctgcgcttttccagcaacacattttcagcatgtataattgcagcaagacatgccTGCTCCTGTGCCCGAATCCTCTTGCTATAAAGGTGAGTATACCATTtatcttcttcaccacctgctgcacttgAATGCTCACCTTAAGTGAATAGTGTACAAGGACACATTGATCTCACTGCACATTCTtctctctcaatttatagccaaTCAGATAGCAATCCACTTCGCTGTTTTTTCCTCCTGAAGTGGATAATCTCGCACTGATCCACATATTTCATCTGTCATacatttacccactcactcagcatATATCATCTTTATACTGCAATTATAATATAAAAGGGCTTGACTGAAGGAGAAAGTTTTATGTCAGGCTTTAACAGGAGACAAGTTCAGCACTAATACAAAACCAAAACCTTACAGACCAAGGCTAGGTTTGTGTAAACAAACCTATTATGCTTTTCATTTGGGCAGCTGGAGTTGTTCCTTTCACAGGACTACTAACATCACCACAAGAATTCTGAAGCTCCACATCAGTCAACAACCAACTGCATACCTGCTCTTCGCATCTTGGTTATTCTGAAGAAGACACTTCCAGGTATAGGCAAAACCTTCATAAAAAGAAACCTGTAGAGCAGAAAGAAAATGATCAGGAGAATTAAAAGGATAAAATTTCTTGaaagagagaaattgaatgatGCAGTACCTTTCACAAGGACAGGCCATCCCTAAGTGCTTAACAACCAACAAGTTAATTCTGAGATGCAGTCAGTGTTGAAATGTGTGAAACCAGGAAGCCAGTCTGTGCACTGCAAGCTCTCACAAACAGGAATATGTTGAGTTGATAACCTGTTTGAAGAGGTATCCAATAACACAATACACTATTCTGAATATACAATTGGTGTACTGATCCAAATTAAATGAGTTTTACACTGACCTAAAATATTTGAGAGTATTTTTTATTGATAAATAACACCATAAAACACCAGGGCAGAGGCTGGCCTTCCAGACATTAAATGAgaccatggctaatctgataatcctcaacttcacttaccagcctttccccCAAACTCCTTGATTCCctcactaattaaaaatctgcctcagcctggaatatacttAAAAACCCAGtgctctgtagtaaagaattccacacattcaccaccTCGTGAGACaggacattcctcctcatctgtcttaaatggaaaCCCCTTACTCCGAGATTATGCCCCagtcctaaactctcccacaaggaaAAACAACTCGCCacacctaccctgtcaagttcccaAAAGTGTCAACCTCAGAATTATAATCTAATTAGGCTGTGTCACTGAAACAATTCCTCTGTGACAAATAATAATGAAGCACTCCCTTCCCACCaactcttcccttctccctgacaACTGTCTGAAGCCAAACCAGATCGTTTGCAACCTTGGTGAGATACGTGACCCTGTGGTGAGTTGCCAACATGTATCCACTGCATTACTTGACACTGCACAATATCATTTTTGTGACATTGTCTAACTCTGCTCTGCCTCAGTTCATCTGCTGATGAAAGCCTCTTCCATAGTCTAGTGTTTCCTCCAGACTATTCCAACACAGTCTAGCCAGTACTCGATATTCTAGCCTCCATAAACTGGGGGTCACCCAACACTCTGCTGCCCATTTCCTAACACACATCAAGTCCCTTTCATCCATTGACTTACATTACAAACTCATTTTAGAAGCcatagtttttgtttcagaccttcCCACCACcttaccccacccccaaacccatctTTAAAATTTCctcaagacccacagcaatccAACGTATTGGTGCTTTGCCCAGTTCTGGCTACTCCaacatcttatttttaaaaaatctgcacCCAGGACCTCAGCCTTAAAGTCCTAAGTTCTGGAGTTCCATCAGAAAACTCGTTTCCTCCTTTAAAACCATTCCTTGAAAcatacctctttgaccaagcatttTGTCAATTACCTGAATATCTCCTCACAGGGCTCAATGTCAATAATGCTTCTCTAAAGTGCATTCAGACTCACTATTATTTTCATTtatatttataaaacaaaatgctggagcaactcagcaggtctgtcaccATTTGCACaaagagaaagagttaatgtttcaagtccaggatGAATAGTAAGAACTGTTCCAAAGGGAATACTGTGAAGTCATatcaaactcaaaatgttaactcagtttccttctccacagatgctgccagattacTGGGGTTTCTCCAGTTACTCCAAATTTCTAGCATCTGAAGtgtcttgtttttattttctaaatACAAGTTGTAGTTTTAACAACAGAAGTTTTGAGTATCAAAAAGCATTTACACTTTAAGAGTTGCATCTGATTCAGAtatgaaattttgttttgtactgAAGGTGATAACTCTACAAGTGACCGTAAAGGAACGacagtaggccagtcagcccctcCAGCCAGTTTCACTATTCAGCTAGATCATGGTTGACGCTATATGTCAACACAGCTTTCCTGCACACCCTCTGAATAGGAGTGTTTCTTTGGCTCCGTTTGAGGATTAGTGATTCAAATCAAACAGATGTGTAGAACACTGCCAAAAACCAATCACTCACTATAACATTTTTTAAGGAACAGGATCAGTTAATTTTATCTAAAGCTCCAATTTCAAAAAGTTGTTGTGATGGGAACAAACAGCTTGGGATTTATTACAAAATCATTTGAAGTAAACTGAAGTGATCAACAAATGCATTACAGAGAACCTTCTTTATTCATTTATGCCACAGTTTCACAATTCTGGGTCTTTCAACAGATCACCAACTTCCAGGATTACTCAGATAaaatgtgtgtttgagagaggaaTAGGAGGCACTCGCACCCACATAATAACGTCTCAGTATGAGTCAGCTCGTTATGGAAAGGAGGCATAAAGATGGAGTTATATTTATCTCGCATCTTTCAGGACATATCAAAGGCACTATATAGCCAGTAAAATCTTTATGAAATGCAATCATTATTGTATTCTAGGAAATTTTGGAATCAAtttgcacagcaaactcccaaaaCAATGTATTCCCTCATGTTTCATTGTGTGTACAATTGAGTGCTTTAACACCttaaactgttgtggttctgttcgccgtgctggaaatttgtgtttcgtctaatcactataaatgccggaggaaacatcacagaagcgcttcacaggaggctcccaagcactgaaattgtcacctagacaggggacgaaacgtctgcaacacaaattcctagctcggcgaacagaaccacaacaacgagcacccgagctacaaatcttctcacaaactttgaacacgtTAACTACCTACATTTATAACTGGTGTGCAACCGTTCTCACTTATTTACCTCTGATCCAATCTTGGCACCATTTACTAATCCATAGCATCGTCCCTCAGTTtctcccaaatggcctccttctgtaaatccTTCCTGATAACCTTCTCCACGAAATCTGCCAACCGCAAGAGAAATTGCATCAGTTGGATGCAAACAATCGCAGAAAACAATTGGGAGGGGGCAGCCAtggtgggggaaggagagcaatgctgaaaatgtgttgctggaaaagcgcagcagatcaggcagcatccaaggagcaggagagtcgacgtttcgggcatgacccttcttcaggaaggagagCATGGCCAGGAAAGAGATATGATGGAGGACGGAAAAAGttgttggaggaggtggaagagagaatTATTGGGTGCAGAGAGTGTGGCTGTTACCATTCATTCATGAGGACATTCTGTAGTTGGGGATAGATCTGAGTGTTGAGAGAGTGGGGGATGTCCAATCAGggttgttgggggagggggggtgtaaagggacagtgagggggatgaaggtgtcactgaTTGTCCACCAGGATGATACTGCGGCAGGTTATTAAAGATACATATTTGAAAGAGTTTATTTGGGGCATTTTGAAGGGGTATATTTGAGGTGGGGGTATTTTTGGAagtagcttaaaaatgtgttcctgaaaaagcgcagaaggtcaggcagcatcaaaggaacaggagaatcaacgtttcgggcataagcccttcttcaggaatgaggagggtgtgccaagcaggctaagataaaaggtagggaggagggattgggggagggacgttgggaatacgataagtggaaggaggttaaggtgagggtgataggccggagagggggggggggtggagaggtcgggaagaagattgcaggtcacgAAGGCGGTGCTGAtgctgagggttgggactgagaaaaggtggggggaggggaaatgagaaagctggagaaatctgagttcatcccttgtggttggagggttcctaggcagaagatgaggcactcttcctccaggtgtcgtgttgccatggtctggcgatggaagaggcaaaggacctgcatgtccttggctgagtgggagggggagttaaagtgttcatccacggggtggttgggttggttggtccgggtgtcccagaggtgttctccgaaACGTTCCacaataggcggcctgtctccccaatgtacaggaggccacatcgggtgcagcggatgcagtaaatgatgtgtgtggaagtgcaggtgaatttgtggcggatatggaaggatcccttggggccttggagggaagtaaggggggaggtgtgggcgcaagttttgcatttcttgcggtcgcaggggaaggtgccgggagtggaggttgggttggtggggggtgtggacctgacgagggagtcgctgagggagtggtctttccggaacactgatggggtggggagggaaatatatccttggtggtggggtctgtttggaggtggcgaaaatgacgaaggatgatacgatgtatctggaggttggtggggtggtaggtgaggatcagtgggattctgtcctggtgacgattggaagggcggggttcaaaggcagaggagcaggaagtggaggagatgcgtggagagcatcatcaaccacgtctggggggaaattgcggtctttgaagaaggaggccatctgggttgttcagtattggaatcggacctcctgggagcagatgcggcgaaggcgaaggaattgggaatacgggatggcgtttttacaggggaccagggtgggaggaagtgtaatctaggtagctgtgggagtctgtcagtttatagtaaacgtccatcTTGAGTTggtcatccgagatagaaatggagagagagacgGTCCAGgcaaatttgaggtcggggtggaaggtgttagtaaagtggatgaactgttcaacctcctcgtgggagcacgaggtagcgccaatacagtcatcgatgcagtggaggaaaaggtgggggtggtgccagtgtagctgcagaagatggactgttccacatatccaacgaagaggcaggcagagctggggcccatgtgggtgcccatggctactcctttggtttggaggaagtgggaggattggaaagagaagttgttcagagtgtggaccagttcagtcagtcgaaggagggtgtcagtggaagggtactttttggttcggtgggaaaggaagaagcggagggctttgagacCTTCGTGATGGGgtatggaggtgtatagggactggatgtcctttgtgaagataaggcgttggggaccgggggaAGCGAGAATCATGGAagaagtggagggtgtgg is drawn from Hemiscyllium ocellatum isolate sHemOce1 chromosome 18, sHemOce1.pat.X.cur, whole genome shotgun sequence and contains these coding sequences:
- the lto1 gene encoding protein LTO1 homolog; this encodes MADPGGDLFDSIVLAEDRFRGEGYQEGFTEGGHLGETEGRCYGLVNGAKIGSEVSFYEGFAYTWKCLLQNNQDAKSSKRLKALNSLLVMVHDFPYENPTYDKLQEDLEKMRAKFKQICSLLNVQPAFQNLKSTEMSF